Proteins from a single region of Candidatus Delongbacteria bacterium:
- the nuoH gene encoding NADH-quinone oxidoreductase subunit NuoH, translating into MTELMQTFWFWAPFSAVVIAIVITVNALFSVYMERKVSAWMQDRLGPMENGPHGILQTLIDAVKLLLKEDIIARGIDRPLFKLAPYIVFGASFAVFAVTPFADGHAAADLNVGIFFALAISAFVVAGIMMAGWSSNNKWSLYGAMRSVAQAVSYEVPISLVVLSVVMVSGSMSMQEICVSQAGGFWNWHGLSLHHNPFLVLGFLIYFIASLAEVNRTPFDLPEAESELVGGYHTEYSGMRFALFFLSEYANMLAVGMLATVLFLGGWQPLHPALGFIPGPLWLFGKAYGFVLLQMWIRMTLPRLRVDQLMHVCWKVLVPAAMGVLVLGGLWELLIG; encoded by the coding sequence GTGACGGAACTCATGCAGACCTTTTGGTTCTGGGCGCCCTTCAGCGCTGTCGTGATCGCCATCGTGATCACCGTGAATGCCCTGTTCTCCGTCTACATGGAGCGCAAGGTCTCGGCCTGGATGCAGGATCGGCTCGGCCCGATGGAGAACGGCCCCCACGGCATCCTGCAGACGCTGATCGACGCCGTCAAGCTCCTGCTCAAAGAGGACATCATCGCCCGGGGCATCGACCGCCCGCTCTTCAAGCTGGCCCCCTACATCGTGTTCGGCGCCAGTTTCGCGGTCTTCGCCGTCACGCCCTTCGCCGACGGCCACGCCGCCGCGGACTTGAACGTGGGCATTTTCTTCGCACTGGCGATCTCGGCCTTTGTGGTGGCGGGGATCATGATGGCCGGCTGGTCCAGCAACAACAAGTGGTCGCTCTACGGCGCCATGCGCAGCGTGGCCCAGGCCGTGAGCTACGAGGTGCCCATCTCGCTGGTCGTGCTCTCCGTGGTGATGGTCTCGGGCTCCATGTCGATGCAGGAGATCTGCGTCTCCCAGGCGGGCGGCTTCTGGAACTGGCACGGCCTCAGCCTGCACCACAATCCCTTCCTGGTGCTGGGCTTCCTGATCTACTTCATCGCCAGTCTGGCGGAAGTCAACCGCACGCCCTTCGACCTGCCCGAGGCCGAGAGCGAGCTGGTGGGCGGCTACCACACCGAGTACTCGGGCATGCGCTTCGCCCTCTTCTTCCTCTCGGAGTACGCCAACATGCTGGCCGTGGGCATGCTGGCCACTGTGCTCTTCCTGGGCGGCTGGCAGCCCCTGCACCCGGCGCTGGGCTTCATTCCGGGACCCCTCTGGCTGTTCGGCAAGGCCTACGGCTTCGTGCTGCTGCAGATGTGGATCCGCATGACCCTGCCGCGGCTGCGCGTGGACCAGTTGATGCATGTGTGCTGGAAGGTGCTGGTGCCGGCGGCCATGGGCGTGCTGGTGCTGGGCGGCCTGTGGGAATTGTTGATCGGCTAA
- a CDS encoding NADH-quinone oxidoreductase subunit M, translating into MEQWVLTLMTFVPLLGAAVITFLPKDQHNLIRWTAAAFAAVPLLLAFWVWQTFNRGMAGVDDLAGFQYVVRLDWIPAYHIQYFVGLDGLSAPMVLLTALLSFLCIFASWGISKQVKGYFALFLLLETGMMGTFVSLDFILFYVFWEVMLLPMYFLIGIWGGPRREYAAIKFFLYTLAGSVLMLVGILALYFQGGQTFSLLDLMAQARTFADPNLTIFGLNFARVIFVAFFIGFAIKVPVWPFHTWLPDAHVEAPTAISVILAGVLLKMGTYGLMRISLPIFPGAMQYFAYAIGVLGVINILYGAYCAMAQDDLKKLVAYSSVSHMGYVMLGMAALTDQGMTGAALQMFNHGTITAMMFLLVGVLYDRAHHRQINGFGGIGTVMPIYTGVAMFAFFASMGLPGLSGFIAELMVFLGAFQSWKLLTFLAALGIILTAGYLLWMIKRVFLGPLNEKYANLPEINGRELFTLVPIGVIVLYLGVQPNPVIDLMDDATLRLVQLVTTF; encoded by the coding sequence ATGGAACAGTGGGTGCTGACGCTGATGACTTTCGTGCCGCTGCTGGGTGCGGCGGTCATCACCTTCCTGCCCAAGGATCAACACAACCTGATCCGCTGGACGGCCGCGGCCTTCGCCGCTGTGCCGCTGCTGCTGGCCTTCTGGGTCTGGCAGACCTTCAACCGGGGCATGGCGGGTGTGGATGACCTGGCGGGCTTCCAGTACGTGGTGCGGCTGGACTGGATCCCGGCGTATCACATCCAATACTTCGTGGGGCTGGACGGGCTGTCCGCGCCCATGGTCCTGCTCACCGCCCTGCTTTCCTTCCTCTGCATCTTCGCCAGTTGGGGGATCTCCAAGCAGGTGAAGGGCTACTTCGCCCTCTTCCTGCTACTGGAGACGGGCATGATGGGCACCTTCGTCAGCCTGGACTTCATCCTGTTCTACGTGTTCTGGGAAGTCATGCTGCTGCCCATGTACTTCCTGATCGGAATCTGGGGCGGACCGCGGCGCGAGTACGCGGCCATCAAGTTCTTCCTCTACACGCTGGCCGGCTCCGTGCTGATGCTGGTGGGCATCCTGGCCCTCTACTTCCAGGGAGGGCAGACCTTCAGCCTGCTCGACCTGATGGCCCAGGCCCGCACCTTCGCCGACCCCAACCTGACCATCTTTGGGCTGAACTTCGCCCGGGTGATCTTCGTGGCCTTCTTCATCGGCTTCGCCATCAAGGTGCCGGTCTGGCCCTTCCACACATGGCTGCCCGACGCCCACGTGGAGGCGCCCACGGCCATCTCCGTCATCCTGGCCGGCGTGCTGCTGAAGATGGGCACCTACGGCCTGATGCGGATCAGCCTGCCGATCTTCCCCGGCGCGATGCAGTACTTCGCCTACGCCATCGGCGTGCTGGGCGTGATCAACATCCTCTACGGCGCCTACTGCGCCATGGCCCAGGACGACCTGAAGAAGCTGGTGGCCTACAGCTCCGTCTCCCACATGGGCTACGTGATGCTGGGCATGGCGGCGCTGACGGACCAGGGCATGACGGGCGCGGCGCTGCAGATGTTCAACCACGGCACCATCACGGCCATGATGTTCCTGTTGGTGGGCGTGCTCTACGACCGCGCCCACCATCGCCAGATCAACGGTTTCGGCGGCATCGGCACGGTGATGCCGATCTACACGGGCGTGGCGATGTTCGCCTTCTTCGCCAGCATGGGCCTGCCCGGCCTCTCCGGCTTCATCGCCGAGCTGATGGTCTTCCTGGGCGCCTTCCAGAGCTGGAAGCTGCTCACCTTCCTGGCCGCCCTGGGCATCATCCTCACCGCCGGCTACCTGTTGTGGATGATCAAGCGCGTCTTCCTGGGCCCGCTCAACGAGAAGTACGCCAACCTGCCCGAGATCAACGGCCGCGAGCTGTTCACCCTCGTGCCCATCGGCGTGATCGTGCTCTACCTGGGCGTCCAACCCAATCCGGTCATCGACCTGATGGACGACGCGACCCTGCGCCTGGTCCAACTGGTGACGACTTTCTAA
- a CDS encoding NADH-quinone oxidoreductase subunit I: protein MGYFGDIADSLLTTVKGMAVTFSHLGEKANTVQWPHEPATTKPRTRGELFNNIDDCIGCGNCAKACPVDCIGIDTIKSTKSVDLGRTSNGKKKTLLLARFDIDMAKCCYCGLCVDVCPTECLIMTEKFDYSTAAVQDLYFRFAQMDGGQIAAAQEALEEEKRQAAAAALAKAAADKLAAEQAKAEAERAKAEAEAAEAAPAAGAAPAAPEGEAPTPETNTDAGSQA, encoded by the coding sequence ATGGGCTACTTCGGGGACATCGCGGACAGCCTGCTGACGACGGTCAAGGGCATGGCCGTGACCTTCTCCCACCTGGGCGAGAAGGCCAACACCGTGCAGTGGCCGCACGAGCCGGCCACCACCAAGCCCCGCACCCGCGGCGAGCTGTTCAACAACATCGACGACTGCATCGGCTGCGGCAACTGCGCCAAGGCCTGCCCGGTGGACTGCATCGGGATCGACACGATCAAGAGCACCAAGAGCGTGGACCTGGGCCGGACGAGCAACGGCAAAAAGAAGACCCTGCTGCTGGCGCGCTTCGACATCGACATGGCCAAGTGCTGCTACTGCGGGCTGTGCGTGGACGTCTGCCCCACCGAGTGCCTGATCATGACGGAGAAGTTCGACTACAGCACGGCCGCGGTGCAGGACCTCTACTTCCGCTTCGCGCAGATGGACGGCGGGCAGATCGCCGCCGCCCAGGAGGCCCTGGAGGAGGAGAAGCGCCAGGCTGCGGCCGCCGCGCTGGCCAAGGCTGCGGCCGACAAGCTGGCGGCGGAGCAGGCCAAGGCGGAGGCGGAACGGGCCAAGGCGGAGGCCGAGGCGGCGGAGGCGGCCCCCGCTGCCGGAGCGGCTCCGGCCGCGCCCGAGGGCGAGGCCCCGACCCCGGAGACGAACACGGACGCGGGCAGCCAGGCCTGA
- the nuoK gene encoding NADH-quinone oxidoreductase subunit NuoK: protein MSLHFYLVVAALLFVLGLVCMITRRNAVALLMGVELILNSANLNFVAFSRFTEARALDGQATAIFVIILAACEAAVAMAIVLNLYRQQRGIDVDAARELQG, encoded by the coding sequence ATGAGCCTGCATTTCTACCTGGTGGTGGCGGCGCTGCTCTTCGTGCTGGGCCTGGTCTGCATGATCACCCGGCGCAACGCCGTGGCCCTGCTGATGGGCGTGGAGCTGATCCTCAACAGCGCCAACCTGAACTTCGTGGCCTTCTCGCGCTTCACCGAGGCCCGCGCCCTGGACGGCCAGGCGACGGCGATCTTCGTGATCATCCTGGCCGCCTGCGAGGCGGCCGTGGCCATGGCCATCGTGTTGAATCTCTATCGCCAGCAGCGCGGCATCGACGTCGATGCGGCGCGCGAACTGCAGGGTTAG
- a CDS encoding NADH-quinone oxidoreductase subunit J, producing the protein MDVKTLLELLFGLLTVASAAWVAFSPKLLHAGFSLLFTFFGVAGLYVTLGADFLAVTQVLVYIGGILVLLLFGILLTTAMPTAELSVGPTRRGQGLALGALLLGLLLLAIFRAGWPLSFPPLPENTARGLGTGFMTTWILPFEVVSILLLGSMLGALHLARHAGGEK; encoded by the coding sequence ATGGACGTGAAAACCCTATTGGAGCTGCTCTTCGGCTTGCTGACCGTGGCGTCGGCGGCCTGGGTGGCCTTCTCACCGAAACTGCTGCACGCCGGCTTCAGCCTGCTCTTCACCTTTTTCGGGGTGGCCGGGCTGTACGTGACGCTGGGGGCGGACTTCCTGGCGGTGACCCAGGTGCTGGTCTACATCGGCGGGATCCTGGTGCTGCTGCTGTTCGGCATCCTGCTGACCACGGCCATGCCCACGGCCGAACTGAGCGTCGGTCCCACCCGCCGCGGCCAGGGCCTGGCGCTGGGCGCCCTGCTGCTGGGCCTGCTGCTGCTGGCGATCTTCCGCGCCGGCTGGCCCCTGTCCTTTCCGCCGTTGCCGGAAAACACGGCCCGCGGCCTGGGCACGGGCTTCATGACCACCTGGATCCTGCCCTTCGAAGTGGTCTCGATCCTGCTGCTGGGCTCCATGCTGGGGGCCCTCCATCTGGCGCGCCACGCCGGGGGGGAGAAATGA
- a CDS encoding NADH-quinone oxidoreductase subunit N, which produces MEFSQATAQIMGSLSGFLPELLVAGTLLLVLLADLLAGRGRALTGDHFAGRIPGWLAFLGLLASAAAAWLQLGLEPRTLFFDMLAADSLAAFGKLFFALSTALIVLVSFRMKHQGELLVLLLAAVLGMDLLAGTRNLLMAVIALELVSVPSYVLAGFERRDTRSGEAALKYMIFGSMASGALLFGASWIFGLTGSLDLVLIQQSLAAGGMDGLTLLLATLLVLAGVGYKIAMVPMHFWCPDVYDGAPTPVTTFFSVGPKAAGLLLLARVLFPSLAGETAAVNLVAPGFDPLLLVGILAAFTMSLGNLAAIGQTRVKRLLAYSSIAHAGYLMTGLVLATPLGLSAMLFYLSVYLFMNYGAFLLVDAVGRMTGSEGLEAFRGLGKRHPGLAFAMTVFLVSLVGLPPMAGFIGKLVLFGEVIRGGWYWLATVAVLNSVVSLYYYFSVVKAMWFDAGDEVLETAPLPRVHAALIAGLCALTLLFGLYWQPLVNLTDASIARLI; this is translated from the coding sequence ATGGAATTCTCCCAGGCCACGGCCCAGATCATGGGCAGCCTGAGCGGCTTTCTGCCGGAGCTGCTGGTGGCGGGCACGCTGTTGCTCGTGCTGCTGGCGGACCTGCTGGCGGGTCGCGGGCGGGCCCTCACCGGCGACCACTTCGCCGGACGCATTCCGGGCTGGCTGGCCTTCCTGGGCCTGCTGGCCTCCGCCGCGGCGGCCTGGCTGCAGCTGGGGCTGGAGCCGCGCACGCTCTTCTTCGACATGCTGGCCGCCGACAGCCTGGCGGCCTTCGGCAAGCTTTTCTTCGCCCTCTCCACGGCCCTGATCGTGCTGGTCTCCTTCCGCATGAAGCACCAGGGCGAGCTGCTGGTGCTGCTGCTGGCCGCCGTGCTGGGCATGGACCTGCTGGCCGGCACGCGCAACCTTCTGATGGCCGTGATCGCGCTGGAGCTGGTCTCGGTCCCCAGCTACGTGCTGGCGGGCTTCGAGCGTCGGGACACCCGCTCGGGCGAGGCGGCGCTGAAGTACATGATCTTCGGCAGCATGGCCTCCGGCGCCCTGCTCTTCGGCGCCAGCTGGATTTTCGGCCTGACGGGCAGCCTGGATCTGGTGCTGATCCAGCAGAGCCTGGCCGCGGGCGGGATGGACGGGCTGACCCTGCTGCTGGCCACGCTGCTGGTGCTGGCGGGCGTGGGCTACAAGATCGCCATGGTGCCGATGCACTTCTGGTGTCCGGACGTCTACGACGGCGCCCCCACCCCGGTGACCACCTTCTTCAGCGTGGGACCCAAGGCCGCAGGCCTGCTGCTGCTGGCGCGCGTGCTCTTCCCCAGCCTGGCCGGTGAGACGGCGGCCGTCAATCTGGTGGCGCCCGGCTTCGACCCGCTGTTGCTGGTGGGCATTCTGGCCGCCTTCACCATGAGCCTGGGCAACCTGGCGGCCATCGGCCAGACGCGCGTGAAGCGCCTGCTGGCCTACTCGTCCATCGCCCACGCCGGCTACCTGATGACCGGCCTGGTGCTGGCCACGCCGCTGGGCCTCTCCGCCATGCTCTTCTACCTGTCGGTCTACCTGTTCATGAACTACGGCGCTTTCCTCCTGGTGGACGCCGTGGGCCGGATGACGGGTTCCGAGGGGCTGGAGGCCTTCCGCGGCCTGGGCAAGCGGCATCCGGGCCTGGCCTTCGCCATGACCGTCTTCCTGGTGAGTCTGGTGGGCCTGCCGCCCATGGCGGGCTTCATCGGCAAACTGGTGCTGTTCGGCGAAGTGATCCGCGGCGGCTGGTACTGGCTGGCCACCGTGGCGGTGCTGAACTCGGTGGTGTCGCTCTACTACTATTTCAGCGTGGTCAAGGCCATGTGGTTCGACGCGGGCGACGAGGTGCTGGAGACGGCCCCGCTGCCGCGCGTCCACGCGGCGCTGATCGCCGGATTGTGCGCCTTGACGCTCTTGTTTGGCCTATATTGGCAGCCCCTGGTCAACTTGACGGACGCGTCCATCGCCCGGCTCATCTGA
- a CDS encoding NADH-quinone oxidoreductase subunit D, with protein sequence MENQELFIQGSRVPERGPDGDLMTLNMGPQHPSTHGVLRLELQTDGEEVASIRPHIGYLHRCFEKHCEKLTPPQIVPYTDRMDYLASMNNNLGFAVACERMLGLQVPEKVEYLRVVVAELNRIASHLVAIGTCGLDLGALTPYFFCFRDREMILDFFEEICGARLLYNYIWVGGLSHDFPEGMDDKILRFCDYFEARIDNELNPLLSFNKIFIGRNAGIGVVTPEQAWAFGLSGPSLRGSGVSFDLRRDDPYSIYDRFQWKVCVGEGLVGQLGDSWDRYWVKVLEMKESLSIIRQALAARPKEGDVREAVPSRVKLPVGEIYCRTETPRGELGYYIVSNGGNLPERVKVRAPAFSNLCIIDEISHGALISDVVAILGSLDIVLGEIDR encoded by the coding sequence ATGGAAAACCAAGAGCTCTTCATCCAAGGCAGCCGGGTCCCCGAGCGGGGTCCCGACGGCGACCTGATGACCCTCAACATGGGTCCCCAGCATCCCTCCACCCACGGCGTGCTGCGGCTGGAGCTGCAGACCGACGGCGAGGAGGTGGCCTCCATCCGGCCGCACATCGGCTACCTGCACCGCTGCTTCGAGAAGCACTGCGAGAAGCTCACGCCGCCGCAGATCGTGCCCTACACCGACCGGATGGACTACCTGGCGTCCATGAACAACAACCTGGGCTTCGCCGTGGCCTGCGAGCGCATGCTGGGCCTGCAGGTGCCGGAAAAGGTGGAGTACCTGCGCGTGGTGGTGGCGGAGCTGAACCGCATCGCCAGCCACCTGGTGGCCATCGGGACCTGCGGCCTGGACCTGGGCGCGCTGACGCCCTACTTCTTCTGCTTCCGCGACCGGGAGATGATCCTGGACTTCTTCGAGGAGATCTGCGGCGCGCGCCTGCTCTACAACTACATCTGGGTGGGGGGCTTAAGCCACGACTTCCCGGAGGGCATGGACGACAAGATCCTGCGCTTCTGCGACTACTTCGAGGCGCGCATCGACAACGAACTCAACCCGCTGCTCTCCTTCAACAAGATCTTCATCGGCCGCAACGCCGGGATCGGCGTGGTGACTCCGGAGCAGGCCTGGGCCTTCGGCCTGTCCGGCCCCAGCCTGCGCGGCAGCGGCGTTTCCTTCGACCTGCGCCGGGACGATCCCTATTCGATCTACGACCGCTTCCAGTGGAAGGTCTGCGTGGGCGAGGGCCTGGTGGGCCAGCTGGGGGACAGCTGGGACCGCTACTGGGTGAAGGTGCTGGAGATGAAGGAGTCGCTCTCCATCATCCGCCAGGCCCTGGCGGCGCGCCCCAAGGAGGGCGACGTGCGCGAGGCCGTGCCCAGCCGCGTCAAGCTGCCCGTGGGCGAGATCTACTGCCGCACGGAGACGCCGCGCGGCGAGCTGGGCTACTACATCGTCTCCAATGGGGGCAACCTGCCGGAGCGGGTAAAGGTGCGGGCCCCGGCTTTCAGCAACCTGTGCATCATCGACGAGATCTCCCACGGCGCGTTGATCAGCGACGTGGTGGCGATCCTGGGCTCCCTGGACATCGTGCTGGGCGAGATCGACCGCTAG
- the nuoL gene encoding NADH-quinone oxidoreductase subunit L has product MTPILAATLILLLPLAAFAVQIFGGRRLPGQGWYVPTAAILTDLALALWLFLGHMLPAGDPAWSVTATWDFIRIGDFAMPLGLRIDNISVVMLLVVTTVSSLVHIFSTGYMADDPRKGRFFGYLGLFSFSMLWLVLSDNLLGIFTGWELVGLSSYLLIGFWFERKGPPEAGMKAFIANRVGDLGFLGALMILMWQFGTFNLSELEAIVTGFGPGLPADLALWMTLAGIGLFCGAVGKSAQFPLHVWLPDAMEGPTPVSALIHAATMVAAGVYLLVRVFFLLTFDASLVIAYIGGFTALMSATIALTQHDIKRVLAYSTISQLGYMVLAVGVGAYSAGFLHLMTHAFFKACLFLGSGSVIHAMHHVYHHVHDHHRDPQDMRNMGGLKGKLPITYWTFLVATLALAGVPLTSGFISKDAILAGSLAFAMEHPAHWPLAFFGFTAAMLTAFYMFRLVFVTFHGEHKGKPGELELFHENKPNITGPLVVLSSLSVFFFYTPNPTNAASGWFYRLIPKPEQAILHPTLAPAQAAPTWLGVQELAVLEAARADSLRLAMAADTLATPHAEGAETESALPAESETPPPAATHETAPLVAADAAHGASHGQDPAAQAAHEEHLRHVEHIEHLAHVRAMVISVIIVILSITAAWLVYLKHKVDPAKVAAALPGLHRFLFHKWYFDELYAVTVIAFTLLVARICAWFDRVIIDGLVNGAAAVTIRKALFVGRFDNVVVDGAVNGTGWLARTAGGGLRLLQGGDIQGYLVKALVGVVVILIWQVL; this is encoded by the coding sequence ATGACGCCGATTCTCGCCGCGACTCTCATCCTGCTGCTGCCCCTGGCCGCCTTCGCCGTCCAGATCTTTGGGGGACGACGTCTGCCGGGGCAGGGCTGGTACGTGCCCACCGCCGCCATCCTGACGGACCTGGCGCTGGCGCTCTGGCTCTTCCTGGGGCACATGCTGCCCGCCGGGGACCCGGCCTGGAGCGTGACCGCCACGTGGGACTTCATCCGCATCGGCGACTTCGCCATGCCGCTGGGCCTGCGCATCGACAACATCAGCGTGGTCATGCTGCTGGTGGTGACGACGGTCTCCAGCCTGGTGCACATCTTCAGCACGGGCTACATGGCGGACGACCCGCGCAAGGGCCGCTTCTTCGGCTACCTGGGGCTCTTCAGCTTCTCCATGCTCTGGCTGGTGCTGAGCGACAACCTGCTGGGCATCTTCACCGGCTGGGAGCTGGTGGGCCTCTCGAGCTACCTGCTGATCGGCTTCTGGTTCGAGCGCAAGGGCCCGCCCGAGGCCGGCATGAAGGCATTCATCGCCAACCGGGTGGGTGACCTGGGCTTCCTGGGCGCGCTGATGATCCTGATGTGGCAGTTCGGGACCTTCAACCTGAGCGAGCTGGAGGCCATCGTCACGGGCTTCGGCCCGGGCCTGCCCGCCGACCTGGCGCTCTGGATGACCCTGGCGGGGATCGGCCTGTTCTGTGGCGCCGTGGGCAAGAGCGCCCAGTTCCCGCTGCACGTCTGGCTGCCCGACGCCATGGAGGGCCCCACGCCGGTGAGCGCCCTGATCCACGCCGCCACCATGGTCGCGGCGGGCGTCTACCTGCTGGTGCGCGTCTTCTTCCTGCTGACCTTCGACGCCAGCCTGGTGATCGCCTACATCGGCGGCTTCACGGCCCTGATGAGCGCCACCATCGCCCTGACCCAGCACGACATCAAGCGCGTGCTGGCCTACTCCACCATCAGCCAGCTGGGCTACATGGTGCTGGCCGTGGGCGTGGGCGCCTACAGCGCGGGCTTCCTGCACTTGATGACGCACGCCTTCTTCAAGGCCTGCCTCTTCCTCGGGTCGGGCTCGGTGATCCACGCCATGCATCACGTGTATCACCACGTGCACGACCATCACCGTGACCCCCAGGACATGCGCAACATGGGCGGCCTGAAGGGCAAGCTGCCGATCACCTACTGGACCTTCCTGGTGGCCACGCTGGCCCTGGCCGGCGTGCCGCTAACCAGCGGCTTCATCAGCAAGGACGCCATTCTGGCGGGCAGCCTGGCCTTCGCCATGGAGCATCCGGCCCACTGGCCGCTGGCCTTCTTCGGTTTCACGGCGGCCATGCTGACGGCCTTCTACATGTTCCGGCTGGTCTTCGTGACCTTCCACGGCGAGCACAAGGGCAAGCCCGGCGAGCTGGAGCTGTTCCACGAGAACAAGCCCAACATCACCGGCCCGCTGGTGGTGCTCTCCAGCCTGTCGGTCTTCTTCTTCTACACGCCCAACCCGACCAACGCGGCCAGCGGCTGGTTCTACCGGCTGATTCCCAAGCCCGAGCAGGCCATCCTGCACCCCACCCTGGCGCCGGCCCAGGCTGCGCCCACCTGGCTGGGCGTGCAGGAACTGGCCGTGCTGGAGGCCGCGCGCGCCGACAGCCTGCGGCTGGCCATGGCCGCCGACACCCTGGCAACGCCTCACGCAGAGGGCGCGGAGACGGAATCCGCGCTGCCGGCAGAGTCGGAGACGCCGCCGCCCGCCGCAACCCACGAGACTGCGCCGCTGGTGGCCGCGGACGCCGCGCACGGCGCGTCCCACGGCCAGGATCCCGCCGCCCAGGCCGCCCACGAAGAGCACCTGCGGCACGTCGAGCACATCGAGCACCTGGCCCACGTCCGGGCCATGGTCATCAGCGTGATCATCGTGATCCTCTCGATCACAGCGGCCTGGCTGGTCTACCTCAAGCACAAGGTGGATCCCGCCAAGGTGGCGGCGGCCCTGCCGGGCCTGCACCGCTTCCTGTTCCACAAGTGGTACTTCGACGAACTCTACGCCGTCACGGTGATCGCCTTCACGCTGCTGGTGGCGCGGATCTGCGCCTGGTTCGACCGCGTGATCATCGACGGACTGGTGAACGGCGCCGCGGCGGTGACCATCCGCAAGGCGCTGTTCGTGGGCCGCTTCGACAACGTGGTGGTGGACGGCGCCGTCAACGGGACGGGCTGGCTGGCCCGCACCGCGGGTGGCGGCCTGCGCCTGCTGCAGGGCGGCGACATCCAGGGCTACCTGGTGAAGGCCCTGGTGGGGGTGGTGGTGATCTTGATCTGGCAGGTCTTGTAG